The following proteins are encoded in a genomic region of Vanessa tameamea isolate UH-Manoa-2023 chromosome 4, ilVanTame1 primary haplotype, whole genome shotgun sequence:
- the LOC113396719 gene encoding CKLF-like MARVEL transmembrane domain-containing protein 4, producing MASPQNQHPQSMGSTNVIFRTDIRFDASYLRSTPGIFKATAIVLNLLGFICIQSSAFWSNGRGVYFNVVAHLGLWFTGILLVMYLFHVVEKYHNFMWLKVEMIACGIISFLYLIASTIVVAFGSAAYSAAGFFGYLAMVLYGFDAFLKGRAIKAGELAQGSFVHTKQTHVTTPPALP from the exons ATGGCTTCTCCGCAAAACCAACACCCTCAGAGTATGGGATCGACAAATGTCATATTCCGAACTGATATACGCTTTGATGCAAGTTATCTGAGGTCCACACCGGGAATTTTTAAAGCAACTGCTATC GTCCTCAACCTTCTCGGCTTCATTTGCATACAATCATCAGCGTTCTGGTCGAACGGACGAGGCGTGTACTTCAACGTTGTCGCACATTTGGGTCTCTGGTTCACCGGTATCTTGCTCGTGATGTATCTTTTCCACGTGGTTGAGAAATACCACAACTTCATGTGGCTGAAGGTTGAGATGATCGCGTGCGGGATAATCTCATTCCTGTATTTGATAGCGTCTACTATCGTAGTTGCTTTTGGATCGGCCGCGTATTCCGCTGCTGGG ttcTTCGGTTACCTGGCGATGGTTCTATACGGCTTCGACGCATTTCTGAAAGGTCGGGCCATAAAGGCTGGGGAGCTCGCACAGGGCTCTTTCGTGCACACCAAACAGACACATGTCACCACTCCACCTGCGCTGCCCTAA
- the LOC113396717 gene encoding CKLF-like MARVEL transmembrane domain-containing protein 4, translated as MAEGGFPGQHTTTTTVTSSTTVQTNIRFDPSYVKTIPGILKVVQVVCSLIGFICIQCSYLNTARKGVYFSWISMIAFWFTGILLGFYLFHIVEKFYKIPWLKIEFVFTALWTVLYLIAGILAVTVHDNSHSAAAFFGFTATLAYALDAFLKWRGVRAGGLAQGSRVVSKQTTSVAPPREGY; from the exons ATGGCAGAAGGTGGTTTCCCCGGGCAACATACGACCACCACTACGGTGACATCAAGCACCACTGTTCAGACAAACATACGATTCGATCCATCCTATGTGAAGACTATACCGGGAATCCTTAAAGTTGTACAAGTG GTGTGCAGTCTTATAGGATTCATATGTATTCAGTGCTCGTACCTGAACACCGCTAGGAAGGGCGTGTACTTTAGCTGGATCTCCATGATCGCGTTCTGGTTTACCGGCATCCTGCTCGGGTTCTACCTATTCCACATCGTGGAGAAGTTCTATAAGATACCCTGGCTGAAGATCGAATTCGTGTTCACGGCTCTCTGGACCGTTCTGTATCTGATAGCGGGCATACTCGCCGTCACCGTGCACGATAATTCACATTCCGCTGCAGCG TTCTTCGGGTTCACGGCGACGCTGGCGTACGCGCTGGACGCGTTCCTGAAGTGGCGCGGCGTGCGCGCGGGCGGGCTGGCGCAGGGCTCGCGCGTCGTGTCCAAGCAGACCACCTCCGTGGCGCCGCCGCGCGAGGGCTACTAG
- the LOC113396666 gene encoding conserved oligomeric Golgi complex subunit 4 translates to MSLTLLLEKYDVSTEEGLQKALNEIEKEEAEVDEALSNALSRSCTLEGRLRTASQAYTKLGEVKNDAQVAADMVDKTAALARDVSAKVRQLDLARSRVAECQRRVHDLIDLRVCSAGVETAIKAHDYETAAGHVARFLSMEPGSVAAARARGAPDPRRDMDAAARTLRDHLVRKFEEAAKRDDDAAVERLFKLFPQIGRAEEGVDLLAKYLATQLEACVRRAGAGERGGAGAFAAALTRALEAGAAGVERARAPLAAHAAPRAHALLPAALRVLQPKVCSGVRRICSEMLASSRASGEQYGDPRSAEPALAELALAHSRLQLYFGFLRRRPELMTTPNEADKEACSAAVEKIISECDITRVAQDVLSHYLTLERYFLEESVNKALKMSAAQSGATTSSLVDDVFFIARKVIRRGISTGSADGACAVLNEAGAQLERCGVALRRRLAAPPPDPLPLPPPPRARRRDAPRQPPRDDAPRALYLALTDEAENGAEWAERLAEEACLEAEALWRSGGDVQSGRAKLRSCAAGLGAAAGTFRAARDLALAALRAALLPALSDWADALVDPDTDIEDLEEEAGALPAALDVLAEAARAQLPRSADTLLTSVLAELLTRAEDAMLRNYYDRRGALCAERRCRRLAVWAGGALSASRERAGQLAGAAAVLAVERAAHAPDALPAAALAPARARELLARRTDFKLEDIKRLKL, encoded by the exons atgtcgttGACACTTTTGTTAGAAAAATACGATGTTTCCACTGAAGAAGGCCTTCAAAAAGCTCTTAATGAAATCGAAAAAGAAGag GCCGAAGTTGATGAAGCTCTTTCGAATGCCTTATCTCGTTCCTGTACCCTCGAAGGTCGCCTCCGCACCGCAAGTCAGGCATATACCAAATTGGGTGAAGTAAAAAATGACGCTCAGGTCGCAGCTGATATGGTGGACAAAACTGCGGCACTGGCGAGAGATGTCAGCGCTAAAGTGCGACAGTTAGATCTTGCAAGg TCCCGAGTTGCAGAATGTCAGAGAAGAGTTCATGATCTGATAGATCTTAGAGTTTGCAGTGCTGGTGTAGAGACAGCAATTAAGGCACATGATTATGAAACAG CGGCGGGCCACGTGGCGCGCTTCCTCAGCATGGAGCCGGGCTCGgtggcggcggcgcgcgcgcgcgggGCGCCCGACCCGCGCCGCGACATGGACGCCGCCGCGCGCACGCTGCGCGACCACCTCGTGCGCAA ATTCGAAGAGGCCGCGAAAAGAGACGACGACGCCGCTGTCGAGCGGCTGTTCAAGCTGTTCCCGCAGATCGGCCGAGCGGAGGAGGGCGTCGACTTGCTCGCCAAGTATCTGGCGACACAG CTGGAGGCGTGCGTGCGGCGCGCGGGCGCCGGGgagcgcggcggcgcgggcgcgttCGCGGCGGCGCTGACGCGCGCGCTggaggcgggcgcggcgggcgtgGAGCGCGCGCGGGCGCCGCTGGCCGCGCacgccgcgccgcgcgcgcaCGCGCTGCTGCCGGCCGCGCTGCGCGTGCTGCAGCCCAAG GTCTGCAGCGGCGTCCGGCGGATTTGCTCCGAGATGCTGGCGAGCTCCCGCGCGAGCGGCGAGCAGTACGGCGACCCGCGCTCGGCCGAGCCGGCGCTCGCCGAGCTGGCGCTGGCGCACTCGCGGCTGCAGCTCTACTTCGGCTTCCTCCGGAGACGACCCGAG TTGATGACGACGCCGAACGAGGCTGACAAGGAAGCGTGCTCGGCGGCTGTGGAGAAGATCATTTCCGAGTGCGACATCACGCGCGTCGCTCAAGATGTTTTGAGCCACTATTTGACTCTGGAGCg ATACTTCTTAGAAGAAAGCGTGAACAAAGCGCTGAAGATGTCGGCGGCGCAATCGGGAGCGACCACCTCGAGTCTGGTGGACGACGTGTTCTTCATCGCGAGGAAAGTTATAAG GCGCGGCATCTCCACGGGCAGCGCGGACGGCGCGTGCGCCGTGCTCAACGAGGCGGGCGCGCAGCTCGAGCGCTGCGGGGTCGCGCTGCGCCGCCGCctcgccgcgccgccgcccgacCCGCTGCCGCTGCCGCCGCccccgcgcgcgcgccgccgcgaCGCCCCGCGCCAGCCGCCGCGCGACGACGCGCCGCGCGCGCTCTACCTG GCGCTCACCGACGAGGCGGAGAACGGCGCCGAGTGGGCGGAGCGGCTGGCGGAGGAGGCGTGCCTCGAGGCGGAGGCGCTGTGGCGCTCGGGCGGCGACGTGCAGAGCGGGCGCGCCAAGCTGCGCTCGTGCGCCGCGGGGCTGGGCGCGGCCGCCGGCACGTTCCGCGCCGCGCGGGACCTGGCGCTGGCGGCGCTGCGGGCGGCGCTGCTGCCGGCGCTGAGCGACTGGGCCGACGCGCTCGTCGACCCCGACACCGACATCG AGGATCTGGAGGAGGAGGCGGGCGCGCTGCCGGCGGCGCTGGACGTGCTGGCggaggcggcgcgcgcgcagctGCCGCGCTCGGCGGACACGCTGCTGACGTCTGTGCTGGCGGAGCTGCTGACACGAGCAGAAGATGCTATGTTGCGAAATTACTATGATAGg CGCGGCGCGCTGTGCGCGGAGCGGCGCTGCCGGCGGCTGGCCGTGTGGGCGGGCGGCGCGCTGAGCGCCAGCCGCGAGCGCGCGGGGCAgctggcgggcgcggcggccgTGCTGGCCGTGGAGCGCGCCGCGCACGCGCCCGACGCGCTGCCGGCCGCCGCGCTGGCGCCGGCGCGCGCGCGCGAACTGCTGGCGCGCCG aaCGGACTTCAAACTAGAAGATATCAAACGCCTgaaactgtaa